A single region of the Bos mutus isolate GX-2022 chromosome 17, NWIPB_WYAK_1.1, whole genome shotgun sequence genome encodes:
- the TXNRD2 gene encoding thioredoxin reductase 2, mitochondrial isoform X2 → MHQAALLGGMIRDAPHYGWGVAQAPHSWATLADAVQNHVKSLNWGHRVQLQDRKVKYFNVKASFVDTHTVCGVSKGGEETLLSAEHIVIATGGRPRYPTHIEGALEYGITSDDLFWLKESPGKTLVVGASYVALECAGLLTGLGLDTTVMIRSVPLRAFDQQMASLVTEHMAGHGTRILRGCAPEKVEKLPGQQLRVTWVDLTSDRKDAGTFDTVLWAIGRVPETASLNLEKAGVHTNPVTGKILVDAQEATSVPHIYAIGDVAEGRPELTPTAIMAGRLLAQRLSGRTSDLMDYSSVPTTVFTPLEYGCVGLSEEAAVARHGEEHVEVYHAFYKPLEFTVPQRDASQCYIKMVCLREPPQLVLGLHFLGPNAGEVIQGFALGIKCGASYQQLMRTVGIHPTCAEEVAKLRISKRSGLDPTVTGC, encoded by the exons ATGCACCAGGCGGCCCTGCTGGGGGGCATGATCCGCGACGCTCCCCACTATGGCTGGGGCGTGGCCCAGGCCCCGCACAGCTG GGCGACGCTGGCGGACGCTGTTCAGAACCACGTGAAGTCCCTGAACTGGGGCCACCGCGTCCAGCTGCAGGACAG GAAAGTCAAGTATTTTAACGTCAAGGCCAGCTTTGTCGACACGCACACAGTTTGCGGTGTCTCCAAAGGCGGGGAGGAG ACTCTGCTTTCGGCCGAGCACATTGTCATCGCCACCGGAGGTCGGCCGCGGTACCCCACGCAC ATCGAAGGTGCCTTGGAATATGGGATCACAAGTGATGACCTCTTCTGGCTGAAGGAATCCCCTGGGAAAAC GTTGGTGGTCGGGGCCAGCT ACGTAGCCCTGGAGTGTGCGGGCCTCCTCACCGGGCTCGGCTTGGACACCACCGTCATGATACGCAGCGTGCCCCTCCGGGCCTTCGACCAG CAAATGGCTTCGCTGGTCACCGAGCACATGGCTGGCCACGGCACCCGGATCCTACGGGGCTGCGCCCCCGAGAAGGTAGAGAAGCTCCCAGGCCAGCAGCTCCGCGTCACCTGGGTGGACCTCACCTCGGACCGGAAGGACGCGGGCACCTTTGACACGGTGCTCTGGGCCATAG GCCGAGTTCCAGAAACcgcaagtctgaatttggaaaaggCTGGTGTGCATACGAACCCCGTCACTGGGAAGATCCTCGTTGATGCCCAGGAAGCCACCTCCGTCCCCCACATCTATGCCATCGGCGATGTGGCAGAG GGGCGGCCGGAGCTGACGCCCACGGCCATCATGGCCGGGCGGCTCCTGGCCCAGCGGCTGAGCGGCCGGACCTCAGACCTGATGGACTACAGCAGC GTCCCCACGACTGTCTTCACCCCGCTGGAGTACGGCTGCGTGGGGCTGTCAGAGGAGGCAGCGGTGGCTCGCCATGGAGAAGAGCACGTGGAG GTTTACCACGCGTTCTATAAACCACTGGAGTTCACTGTCCCCCAGCGGGATGCATCTCAGTGCTACATAAAG ATGGTGTGTCTGCGGGAGCCCCCACAGCTGGTGCTGGGCCTGCACTTCCTCGGCCCCAACGCAGGCGAAGTTATTCAGGGATTTGCCCTGGGGATCAA GTGTGGGGCCTCCTACCAGCAGCTGATGCGGACAGTGGGCATCCACCCCACCTGTGCGGAGGAGGTGGCCAAGCTCCGCATCTCCAAGCGCTCTGGCCTGGACCCCACAGTAACCGGCTGCTGA